The Sorghum bicolor cultivar BTx623 chromosome 6, Sorghum_bicolor_NCBIv3, whole genome shotgun sequence genome contains the following window.
TCCCAATAGCGAGAGGTCCTCCTAAGCCAATTAGCAACGGCTGATAAAGGAAGGCCCTGGTTTGTAGTTTACATACTTCCTCAGATATGGATACTCTTAGATGAAACGTGAAGTGCAATATTCTGCAGAATTTCGAGGTTTTGCTTGAACATAAATAAAGTTCATTTACACATCCTGGGTACTCGTAACATGCTTGTCCGGATGAGATGCTGTGTGTTTCTTGTCATGACAGGTGCTGCTTTAAATCCGTAATGCCAGCGGCCACGAGACATCTACTAGTAGATGTGGTTGCGGATGGTAGTTGCATGTCGTCTTGAATCTGTTCTATTCTAGAACAGTACGTTGCCCCCGTTTGCACTGTGTTTGGAACCAATGCTTTGCAGTTCATCTGTACCTTCTCTATGGTCGGTCCCTGGAAATTCCTTTTTCGTTTTGCCGATCCGATCCATGGAAGTTGGGAATCTGGATAGTGAATAATAATGCTCTCGACTGGGGAcgttttcttcttgtattgtcGTCACGTTGTTTGTTATAGGATAATATAGGAAAACGATGCACATCAGTGCTGGACATGATGGTGTACAGTTCCTAACTGTTACACGAAAGATCGCTACTCGATGTTGTACGCTAACGCTAATACTCCTGATTAAATGACACGTCTTGTCTGCACTTGTGGCGCCTTGACGGTTAATCAAGTTCGCGCTCGCTCGCTCGTCCGTCCGGCCGGTCACCGGAGCGCTACAGCGGCGAGGCAGGTGAGCACGACGACAGCGCTGGCAGCGGAGCAGCAGAGGTCCACGAGCGCCTCGCGGCGCGCCttgctctccttcctccccttcttgCGCTTCACGAACTCGAGGTACCGCCTCTTGGCCTCCTCGGGCTCTCTGGCCCCTCCCTTCCGGGGCGCTTCCATCGCGGCGGCGAGGAGCCGCAGCGCACCCTCGCCGCTGACCGCCGCGCCGTCGGCGTCCTCCACGGCCAGGGTGACCTCGCTGACGACGTGCCCGCCAGCAGCCCCCTCGGAGTCGGAGCAGGCGACGGTGGCCTCGAACTTGCACCCTCCCAGCACCACGGCGAACCGCGCCAGCGTCTCGCCCGTGTACCAGTGCCGGTCCACCGCCACGGGCCGCCGGCTGGAGACGTTCACGGCCCGGCCGCGGGACGGGTCCACGACCACCCAGCTCAGCTCCAGCTCCGCCGGCGAGAagggcgccgcggcggcggcctccGGCGCCGGCTTCTTCCGCTCGACGGCCTCCACGCGGAACGGCGAGGCGAGGAACCACGACGACGACGCGGGCGTCTCCACCACGCGGGAGAGCAGGGGCGCGCCCCTGTAGTAGACGTCCACCGCGGAGACCAGCGACAGCTCCCCTGCGGGAACGGGGAGAGGGAGGAGGCCGcacccgccggcgccggcggcggtcgGGAACGGGTGCGCGTCGGCGAAGAGCCGCTGCGGCGGGAGCGCGGCGAGCTGCTGtgccggcggcagcggcagcgccaGCGACGGCCACTCGGCGAGGCAGAGCGCGCGCCAGGTGTCCGGGTCCGTGGCCAGCGCCCGGAGCGCGGCCGTGGCGCAGCTGGCCGCGGCCAGCGACCGCCCGTCCAGGCGCCGCAGCGCGCAGCCCAGCACGTCGGCGTGGAGGTCCTCGATCGTCGTGGTCACCATCTCCCCCACGACCACTAGTGTGTGAGCCTGTCTCAGTGTCTCTCTTCTATACTTGGGCGTGGAGGCTCGAGTTTAACTCTGGCTTATGTTGTGGTGAGACGACGCTTTAGCCCCACGGGATTTATATATAAGCTGCTGGGACAACTCCGGTCAAAGCGAGGCCGTGCTCTGCCCTCCTCACCCTCATTTACTGCTCCTGCCGCCTTTTGTTTCCGCAAGGAGTCTTTCCGCGAAAACGACGGGGGTCCAGCCCTAGCACTAGCAGCAATTTATCCCGTGTCAGGGTGGCGCTGCCGCGGCGTCGACGGGAACGCGGCACGCCCCGCCTCCGCCTTGCTGTCCCTTAGCGTGGCGGCACCAAGGCTGCGCGGCCGTGCGGTCTGCGGAGCGGGAGGGACGCGTGGTGGTGCCGGCGGGGGAATCACATTCACGCGCGCGGGGCTCGCACTCGCACGTTCTGCTTGCCGCGCTCCGGCATATGGACATGGGGGCCGCGCGTGCGCGTTCCTCCTGCTGCCGTTCCGTCcggtcctctcctctcctctcctctcctctcacgCGGCCCGGGGCAGGAGCAGGGCGCGTCCGCGtcggggcgggcgggcgggcgtgcGACGCGCGTTTTCGCCGTGCGGAGGGCGCATTTCCCCCCGGGTTTTTCCCACGCTCGCGCCTGTTGTCCTGTGCCAGGGTCCCCGGCGGAAAGGGGAGGAGGAGCACTGGAGTGGTGTGGTGCCGGTGTACGCCCCTGTTGCTGTTGGATTCCCCTGTCGTCTCCAATGGAAATACAAGGGTCCCGGTCCTTTTCACGTGTCGGGCAAATCCCATCCGTGGCGCGCCTGCCGCGTACCACGTACTGCGTTAcgacaccacaccacaccacacacaCAGCATCTCATGCTAGTTTGTAGTAGGAGCCAGCCGTGAGCCATCGGGGGGCGTAATTGCGCCAGTAGGCCATCGTTTTCGCGAACGGCGATTGCCCGCTGCACCGCTGAAAACAAGGTGCGGTCCGTGGAGACTGCAGGGTAGTAGTATAGCTGTCCTGCGGCCTGCGGGCGGTTTGAGGGGGGTTATATCATGCACGGTCGTTTAGGAGGCCCAATCTATTGTGTAGTatggttatttttttattttttttggcgAGATTATACTGTACAGCAGGCTAAAAACTAGCCTGCACGCTACCACGGCTGTGTGGTCGCTGGTTGGTCAGAGATCTCATATCGCCACAAGCCCACAGTCCATGCATGGATGCTTCGTGTCAACGTGCATGTCCTCCCCGGTCACGTGAAGAAGCTTGTGCTGCCT
Protein-coding sequences here:
- the LOC8072992 gene encoding probable F-box protein At2g36090, which produces MVTTTIEDLHADVLGCALRRLDGRSLAAASCATAALRALATDPDTWRALCLAEWPSLALPLPPAQQLAALPPQRLFADAHPFPTAAGAGGCGLLPLPVPAGELSLVSAVDVYYRGAPLLSRVVETPASSSWFLASPFRVEAVERKKPAPEAAAAAPFSPAELELSWVVVDPSRGRAVNVSSRRPVAVDRHWYTGETLARFAVVLGGCKFEATVACSDSEGAAGGHVVSEVTLAVEDADGAAVSGEGALRLLAAAMEAPRKGGAREPEEAKRRYLEFVKRKKGRKESKARREALVDLCCSAASAVVVLTCLAAVALR